The following proteins come from a genomic window of Spea bombifrons isolate aSpeBom1 chromosome 10, aSpeBom1.2.pri, whole genome shotgun sequence:
- the LOC128467580 gene encoding embryonic protein UVS.2-like — translation MAAFSLQSAHVGYQGDIVLGNLRSATSCDNCIWPKSDSGNVDVPYTLSSKYSDSEKKIILGAMLEFETLTCVKFVARTDQRNYIAIKPDDGCRSAIGMVGGEQEISLHRSGCLKKGITQHELNHALGFYHEQARTDRDEYVTIVTENINPDDLKHFDIVPTKNLGMKYDYESVMHYSSTAFSNKPQQATIVPRFNTSSTIGQRYGLSRLDVGKINVLYGCDVCSTLLPTPKGTVSSANYPSNYQDNTSCVWLIRTPSQRVLLEFEDFDVQSSPDCDSDYVKVYGGASRTAPVLLEKACGGIIPPPLMSSSNLMLLEFVSDGEVTGRGFKASYGTVQCGNTFHQPSGTFTSPGFPEDYLPLLECIWLITAPEGFMITLRINQLNVEYSVYCRLDYLSVFDGDGPSAPLIGTYCGSRENIVGTSSGTSMFILFHSDHSEQMSGFEASYQFGRFI, via the exons atggCGGCTTTCAGCCTTC AGAGTGCTCATGTGGGCTATCAGGGAGATATTGTCCTGGGAAATCTCCGCAGTGCCACCAGCTGTGATAACTGCATCTGGCCAAAGTCAGACAGCGGAAACGTGGATGTTCCCTATACCCTCTCTTCCAAATACA GTGATTCGGAGAAAAAGATCATCCTTGGTGCGATGCTAGAGTTTGAAACGTTGACCTGCGTGAAGTTCGTGGCTCGTACTGATCAAAGGAACTACATTGCCATTAAGCCCGATGATGG GTGTAGGTCTGCCATTGGAATGGTGGGAGGTGAGCAGGAGATATCGCTGCATCGTTCTGGTTGCCTCAAGAAAGGCATCACTCAACATGAACTCAACCACGCGCTGGGATTCTACCACGAACAAGCCAGAACCGACCGCGATGAATATGTCACCATAGTGACTGAAAACATCAATCCAG ATGACCTCAAACATTTTGACATCGTCCCAACTAAGAATTTGGGAATGAAGTATGATTATGAATCTGTAATGCACTATTCCAG TACGGCATTCAGTAACAAACCCCAGCAGGCAACGATAGTTCCCAGATTTAACACCTCTTCCACCATCGGACAGCGGTATGGACTGAGCCGCCTGGATGTTGGAAAGATTAACGTTCTGTACGGTTGCG atgtttgCAGCACTTTGTTACCTACCCCCAAAGGGACCGTGAGTTCAGCAAACTACCCCTCTAACTACCAAGACAATACCAGCTGTGTGTGGCTCATCAGGACACCGTCCCAAAGG GTGCTCCTGGAATTTGAAGATTTTGATGTACAATCCTCTCCAGACTGTGATTCCGATTATGTTAAGGTGTACGGTGGAGCGAGCAGAACCGCCCCGGTACTTCTAGAGAAAGCGTGCGGCGGTATTATTCCTCCACCCTTAATGTCCTCGTCCAACCTGATGTTGCTGGAGTTCGTCAGTGATGGAGAAGTCACAGGAAGGGGGTTCAAGGCTTCGTACGGCACAG TCCAATGCGGCAACACGTTCCACCAACCTTCAGGAACCTTCACATCGCCGGGATTTCCCGAGGATTATTTGCCgctgttggaatgtatatgGCTTATCACGGCTCCTGAAGGCTTCATG ATCACTCTGCGGATAAACCAACTCAACGTGGAGTATTCAGTTTACTGCCGACTCGATTATCTCTCCGTCTTTGATGGAGACGGCCCTTCCGCTCCACTTATAGGGACTTACTGCGGCTCAAGGGAGAACATCGTGGGAACCTCCAGCGGAACATCAATGTTCATTCTATTCCACTCGGACCACTCCGAGCAGATGAGCGGCTTCGAGGCATCCTATCAGTTTGGTAGATTTATTTAA
- the LOC128467581 gene encoding embryonic protein UVS.2-like, which translates to MNMRIALLLLPYLFQFGMGASLQIHFESLGKPEIVKEPPKETDVFTVIEAANKDSKMVRIEGDIAVNIGRSAMKCDQDSCRWKKNTSGKVNVPYTISPDFSADEVDVITTAMQDFATLTCVQFIPRSSEPDFVQIISDSGCWSYVGRIGGRQDLSLAKTDCMRRGTIQHELNHALGFFHEQSRSDRDNYIDVITENIMPGFYENFNKYDTNNLGLEYDYGSVMHYGRSAFSLRPGQADTIVPKPNKTVTIGQRYGLSNLDISKINKLYQCDVCSTLLPDSTGSLISTNYPSNYPNNAKCYWLIRTPSDKVFLQFSAFDVQRSADCTSDYFKVYDGANTSSPVLLDRACGAGQVPSLVSSASMMLLEFVSDRQTTATGFKATYSTVNCGSTLTSSSGVFSSPNYPLNYKIFSECTWVILAPVGFKVSLTMTDFNVERQRTCSYDYVLVFDGPKPTSPQKGKYCGQVNVPPIESSGNSLLVQFHSDGSVVAKGFLANYAFIPL; encoded by the exons ATGAACATGAGAATTGCCCTTCTTCTCCTGCCCTACCTGTTTCAGTTTGGCATGGGAGCATCTCTCCAG ATTCATTTTGAAAGTCTGGGCAAGCCAG AAATTGTCAAGGAGCCTCCAAAGGAGACAGATGTTTTCACTGTCATTGAGGCGGCTAACAAAg ACAGTAAGATGGTTAGAATCGAGGGTGACATTGCTGTGAATATTGGCCGTAGCGCCATGAAATGCGACCAGGACTCTTGCAGATGGAAGAAGAACACATCTGGAAAAGTCAACGTGCCATACACCATCTCGCCAGACTTCA GTGCAGATGAAGTTGATGTCATCACCACCGCCATGCAAGATTTTGCGACTCTTACTTGCGTGCAATTTATTCCTCGCTCCTCGGAACCCGACTTCGTGCAGATTATTTCAGACTCTGG GTGTTGGTCTTATGTTGGGAGGATTGGAGGACGCCAGGACCTGTCGCTCGCAAAGACCGACTGTATGAGAAGAGGAACAATCCAGCACGAGCTGAATCATGCCCTGGGATTCTTCCACGAACAAAGCAGAAGCGACCGCGACAACTACATTGATGTAATAACAGAAAACATCATGCCAG GATTTTATGAAAACTTTAATAAATACGACACCAATAATTTGGGCTTGGAATATGATTACGGCTCTGTTATGCACTATGGAAG GTCTGCCTTCTCTCTAAGACCTGGTCAAGCAGACACCATCGTTCCAAAGCCAAACAAAACTGTGACCATTGGCCAGAGATACGGACTCAGCAACTTAGACATCTCGAAGATAAACAAGCTGTACCAGTGTG ATGTCTGCAGCACTCTACTGCCGGATTCTACCGGATCGCTTATATCTACTAACTACCCCAGCAATTACCCCAATAATGCCAAATGTTACTGGCTTATCCGAACCCCATCAGATaag GTGTTCCTGCAGTTTAGTGCTTTCGATGTTCAGAGGTCCGCCGACTGCACCTCCGACTACTTTAAAGTCTACGACGGAGCCAACACCTCGTCGCCAGTCCTGCTCGATAGAGCCTGTGGAGCGGGGCAGGTCCCTTCTCTGGTGTCTTCTGCAAGCATGATGCTGCTTGAATTTGTCAGCGATCGTCAGACAACAGCAACTGGTTTCAAGGCTACCTACAGCACGG tcaACTGTGGATCCACGCTGACAAGCTCGTCCGGTGTTTTCTCCAGTCCGAATTACCccttaaattataaaattttCTCAGAATGCACGTGGGTTATCTTGGCCCCGGTGGGATTTAAG gtgtcATTAACTATGACTGACTTCAACGTGGAAAGACAACGGACATGCTCTTACGATTATGTGCTTGTGTTTGATGGACCCAAGCCAACATCCCCCCAGAAGGGCAAATACTGTGGACAGGTCAACGTCCCCCCCATCGAATCTTCCGGAAATTCACTGCTAGTTCAGTTCCACAGCGATGGATCGGTGGTAGCCAAAGGCTTCTTAGCCAACTATGCCTTTA TACCGCTGTAA
- the LOC128467582 gene encoding astacin-like metalloendopeptidase gives MDLASTLGVLLSIIQAIDAVPLVESKELTGVNIYEIDEMKKTSASLETLPGPEQKSNATSDDIFAKILEANKDSNILLREGDIALRRERSAIPCCRWPKSSDGAVYVAYKLSPSYVERERAMINAALEELMTLTCVRFVKQKQESDYVSIEPGSGCWSVIGKTRGSQVVSLSRAGCMWHGIIQHEVLHSLGFIHEHNRSDRDDYVDIIYKYIRADERDNFNKMPTNNLGLQYDYSSVMHYGRYAFSNTSDQATIIPKPNPAVEIGQRYGVSNLDVAKLNRLYQCDVCSSVLSKANGSLTSANYPSPYPNNSSCVWLIRLPSGQVSLYFNAFDVQSSKNCASDYIRVYDGATRSSPLLLEKACGTGPLPPLIASKHLMLLEFVSDGAMNGMGFKAAYSTVTCGGTFSKDNGNVTSPGFPFNYPNNANCIFSIIAPADHKISLKFTDFQMEYTSDCAGASDYLSVYDGSALTSSLLGKFCSFTELPAPVKSTGNYLLLQFNSDVWINDKGFRAEYSFVCVPVFVSYQRRQAQRADGLYLPPGQDDISPPLLAWRNLSGLHGALKLTPLEH, from the exons ATGGACTTGGCGTCTACATTGGGGGTCCTTTTAAGTATAATCCAGGCGATAGACGCTGTCCCTCTCGTG gaaAGCAAAGAG CTCACCGGTGTAAATATCTATG AGATAGATGAAATGAAAAAGACGTCGGCATCTCTTGAAACCTTGCCAGGGCCAGAGCAGAAAAGCAACGCCACGTCAGATGACATCTTTGCCAAAATCTTAGAAGCCAATAAAG ATAGTAATATCTTACTGCGAGAAGGAGACATTGCCTTGAGACGGGAACGCAGCGCCATTCCTTGTTGTCGTTGGCCAAAATCCAGCGATGGGGCGGTCTACGTCGCATACAAGCTGTCTCCCAGTTATG TTGAACGTGAAAGAGCTATGATTAACGCCGCGCTAGAGGAGCTCATGACACTGACTTGTGTCCGCTTTGTGAAACAGAAACAGGAGAGCGACTACGTGAGCATCGAGCCAGGAAGCGG CTGCTGGTCCGTCATTGGAAAAACAAGAGGAAGTCAGGTCGTATCTTTGTCCAGAGCCGGGTGTATGTGGCACGGAATTATCCAACACGAAGTTCTCCATTCATTGGGATTCATCCACGAGCACAACAGGAGCGACCGCGATGACTACGTGGACATCATATACAAATACATCAGAGCAG ATGAGAGGGACAACTTTAACAAAATGCCCACCAATAACCTGGGTCTGCAATATGACTATTCCTCGGTGATGCACTATGGCAG ATACGCCTTCTCTAACACGTCCGATCAGGCAACCATCATACCCAAACCGAACCCGGCAGTGGAGATCGGGCAGAGATATGGCGTCAGTAACCTGGATGTGGCAAAATTAAACCGACTCTACCAATGTG ATGTCTGCAGCTCTGTGCTCTCTAAAGCGAATGGATCTCTGACTTCGGCCAATtacccctctccctaccccaaCAACTCAAGCTGTGTCTGGCTGATCCGCCTCCCATCCGGTCAG GTGTCGCTTTACTTCAATGCTTTTGATGTACAGTCCTCTAAAAACTGTGCCTCGGACTACATCAGGGTCTACGACGGAGCCACCAGATCGTCTCCTTTGCTGTTGGAAAAGGCCTGCGGAACCGGACCACTGCCTCCGCTGATAGCTTCTAAACACCTGATGCTTTTGGAGTTTGTCAGTGACGGGGCAATGAACGGAATGGGTTTCAAGGCTGCATATAGCACTG TGACTTGCGGGGGGACATTCAGCAAGGACAACGGTAACGTTACATCTCCGGGCTTCCCATTCAACTACCCAAACAATGCCAACTGCATCTTCAGTATCATCGCCCCCGCGGACCACAAG ATCTCCCTGAAGTTCACCGACTTCCAGATGGAGTACACCTCTGACTGCGCCGGGGCCTCTGACTACTTATCCGTTTACGATGGAAGCGCCCTGACCTCATCCCTCTTGGGGAAATTCTGCAGCTTCACCGAGCTCCCCGCGCCTGTTAAGTCCACCGGGAACTATTTGTTGCTGCAATTCAACAGCGACGTTTGGATAAATGATAAAGGATTCCGGGCGGAATACTCTTTTG TATGCGTGCCAGTGTTTGTGAGTTACCAGAGGAGGCAGGCACAAAGGGCTGATGGGCTTTACTTGCCCCCAGGGCAAGATGAtatcagccctcccctgctggcttggaggaacttgagtggcctgCATGGAGCCCTGAAGTTAACCCCACTGGAACACTGA